The sequence TATTTGTTTATGCATTGTGCTTTCTAGATATGTGTTGTTCTATACTCTGCCATTGTGATGGCGAGGCAGTTCTGATGCCAAAAATTTGTGCTGCTGATTAAAATCCTATGAGGATGTTACACTATGCTCTGCTATCCGAGGGTTCGAAAATGTGATGGTTTTTTTTTTTCTCCAAAGATTTAAAACTATGTTTCAGGCTTTCAGCCGGATTTAGAGTTTTGGGTCCATCCCGAGGAGTGCTAGCATTCCAACTTCAGGAATATATCCCCACCTGCATCAGGAATCAACAGATAGCAAAGATGTTTGTGATCCATCCCGACTGATGGTGTTCGTTTACTTGTGTCTCTGTCCTCCCTATATTTCAGTGAACAATTTTGCATATTTCTTGTTGTGCAAAATGGATCCAGGTGCCCGTGGGCTAAAATTGTGATAATATTCAACACAAATAGATGTCGAGAGGTAGAGGTAGTGTTCCAAATGGAACTAAGAGGAGATCGCGACAGCACCACCATTGCTGGCACACAATCAACTCATGATTTCAGCACACATGGATATTATATTTTTGCTAATTTTCCTTTTATCAATCCTACACCCAAGGCAAAAATTGCCGTCTCTAACTCGCCTAAGTCGTAACAGCCATTTCTTGCTGAAAATTATTAGCAATAGCGACGTCCAAAACTACATCAAGCAGTACAGCTATGAGGTTGATTGCCACCAAAGCAGGCCGCGCATGCTGGAGGTTCGTCAGTGCTGCTTGCCTGGCGGTGAACATGGTGCTCCGGTGAGAAGATTGCTTCAGGCTCCTGAAAAGATCTGTCCCATGAAAGCCTACGCTGGAGAAAGTTGGCACCAGGAGGGCTTGAAGATCGTACTGAGGACCCACGGAGAACTGAGCGAGCTACTTAAGTATCAGTAAATTTCAGGAAGCCGCAGAGCTCAGCCTGCGAAAAATGCGAATCGGCTAAAAGGGGTCAAAAGTGTTGATCGAAAAAAGCATATAAAAAAACAGTCAATTTTTTAATTCAACATTACCACTTTGATGACGCACTTGTAGAAACGAGATCCAGGTCTGGCGCCGTCGACGGAGACGAAGGAGATGGCGCGCCGGCCGCAATCTGGGCATGGCACCACCGCACCAGCGGCAGGATTTCTTCAGGTGCTGACGACGGAATCAGTTGAGCTGTTGGTGCAGACGGGCGGGGATCGCCATTACGGGTCCGAACTGGAACAGAATCCATGTACGCGGTACAGGACGTGGGCCCCGACCTGAGCCATCAACCACAATCCCTACGCCGTCTATGCACGGTTACTGCCATGTGTGGGCCAGGATCAGAAAACAAATTTCTTTACGTTGCTCATACGGAGAAGTATACACACGGGAGCGTGGATCTCGGTGACTGCGGAGGGATGGGATATCGGTCGCATATGAGCTCGAGCGCAGGTAGGCACTTTCGCAAGTTGATACTCTAGTTGAGTCCGTTCTTGACTAGAAAATACTATATGATAAAAAAATCCATCATTGTGCATGTATTAGACACATCAAATAAGTCATTTTTTTAGAATACACACAAACATGTCATTTATTAAAGAGCAGAAAGGTCACACAAATAAGTCATGTCGTGGGTTGAAAATGCACAAGATACTACAGTTCATGAAAGCATGATAATTATTAATACATACGTGTGCGTAGTGTTACCTGCTGCCAATATATTAATCATGGTCATCTAGCTCCGACTTCTAGCTGTATTCATATTCAATCCTGCCCATCGACATTGGACAAGATCCTCGATAGGCCTTGGCGCCTTGCCAAATTAATGGCACCTCAGATAAACCCGCAAATCACTCAACCCAGAACTTATGGGTTATAAAGCAGGCCGACAAGATCGCAGCCGATAACCCAGGCAAGGGCCAGCCTCGTAGTGAGGATGAGGATGAACCCCCAAGGCCAAACAATGGAGGCCAAAATAATTCCCTCCCAAAGTAAAGGATGTAAACATGATTTATGTTACTCACATGCCTAAGGAGAGGAAGCGAGCACTAGGTGATGTTTACGCATTGGAGCCCGTAGCGCCAAAATTCAACGCCTGGTCGgcttgcctgatcacttttgaccgaTGAGACCATTGacgagtgatatttttacactcattcacCTTTGTTCAAACCAAGATATTTTATTTAAAAAGAGGTATTCGCTCTGACGACTAATGAATGCAAGGGCtccacaaatcctctctttgatgtgttttCATAGGAAATGGGCTAGAAAGGGAAGAAGTCACGTGTGGAAAAGGAAAGGAAGGAGAATGGAGGAAGAAGGAATCCACAAAAGGCGTTTATGCGGAAACAGAGCAAAAGACGGTGTTCCATGCGCGCTTGTATGAGCACCCGTATGGCATGAAAACTGAGGCAGGTCATCCACCTGAGCAACTTTTATAAAGGGGACCATCTTAAAATACAACGAGGGAGGCCAGAACGGAGCGTCTACAACAACCACATCACCATCATCTTCATCCCTAGCCGCGGCCATCTCCATAGCCACCATCACCACTATAGTGCTTCCTCATTtagttcatacttgtaatcgtgcatcGCACAATTCATCCATTGTATGATTTGCAATCAATCAATCTTCAAGATGTGTCCTTTAGTGTTTTCTTCTTGCGATCTGATCTACATGCTtgagtagttcggtaaggtatggAATGAGGCATGAGCCTTGCAACTCTCTATATTAGTCTCTTTTCTCTTGTTTGATTTTGTGCAAAGGAGCATATACTCAGATAAAACTACTCTACCTTTGGTTGAAGATAATCTTGACGTCCATACAAGGCTCACGTGAACACCATCAATGTTTGACGTGTCACAACATCACAACAATCGTATACCAGATGGTCCAGGTGAAACGCATCGTGAACCAGCCACAGTAGATCGAGTACAAAATAGAAAGACAAGAGTTAACTCGTGAATGAAGAACGGTGCGGCAAGACGCGCGTCACACTCTGGCCCCCTCTTCTTCACGCCGCACGCATTAACACACGTGACTGCTGTGTGGCTCGCATGAACACCACCGGTGGACACCAATACTGCGACGTGTAACAACGTCACAACAAGCTCCGGCCAGATGGTCCAGATAGGACGCACCGGGAGCCAGCCACATTAGACCGCGGGAGCCAGCCACATTGGACCGCGTACCAAAATAGAAAGAGAAGAGACGAAGAGCGGCGCGGCAAAGACGCGCGTCACGGTCTGGTGTCGTCCAACGCACAACGTATACCTCACAAGTCCGGCCCGCTGACAAATCTCCGGtgcggtccggtccggtccggtcttCCCCGGCCCGCGCCTCACGCATTAAAAGCGCGCGCGGCTGCTCCCTCACTTTCATAGTACTCCATATCTACGTAGACTACTGCAGATCACCAACTCATCGGCGCGTCCGAGGAAGGAAGCAATGGCGGAGGTGAGCAACAAGAGGGTGATCCTGAAGCGCTACGTGACGGGGTTCCCCTCcgaggaagacatggagctcgtcCCCGCGACGGCGCGCCTGGCCGTGCCGCCGGGGTCGGCCGCCGTGGTGGTCAAGAACCTCTACCTCTCCTGCGACCCCTACCTGCGCAGCCGGATGTCCGGGAACGACGAGCCCAGCCACGTGCCGGACTTCGTCCAGGGGGAGGTACTGCCGTCCTTTAATTTGTTTTAACCTAGCATCAAACTTGTTGGATCTGTAGCTTGTGGTTCGCATGAGCAGAACTTGCAATAGCTACTCTGTTACTGTTTCACGGAACAAGGGACAGCCGACAGTAATCTGATCGGCAGTTCTGTACATGGATTCAGCCTTTTCTTTTTCTAATCTGAATTTTTCCCCACCTGAAGCTGAAGGCATGACAATTTGCTGCCTCCGTACGTGAACCCTGCCAGGTTTTAACTACTTTAGGCGTGAGCAAGGTGGTGGAATCCGGGCACCAGGATTACAAGCCCGGTGATCTGGTGTGGGGATTGACAGGATGTGAAGAGTACACTTTGATCACGGACCTGCAGTCACATTTCAAGATCAACCATCCTGAATTGCCGCTTTCATACTACACAGGAGTTCTTGGTGAGTTCACTTTTATTTGTCACAAGTTAACCAGGTCTGGTTATCATTATACTCCAGTAATTTATTTGCTATTCTGAAACCGGAAAGTTATGGTTTCATTTCTTCGTAGACCTTAGTCTGCTATAGAATCAATCAAATGTAACCTTGGCTGCTATACTGGCTAGTATATTTTCTCTGACTGCTGGAAACTTGATAATTCAGGCATGCCTGGCCTTACTGCCTATGTTGGATTTTTTGACGTGGCCAAGGCAAAGAAGGGCGACTATGTCTTTGTGTCGGCAGCGTCAGGTGCCGTTGGACAGCTTGTCGGGCAGCTTGCCAAGATCTCTGGCTGCTACGTGGTTGGTAGTGCCGGTTCTGATGAGAAGGTTTGTGCCTACTCATTTGAGCACATCGCCAGACAATGAGTAGTTCTGTTCATACTGATGTAATTATGTCACTGCTGTTGGCAAAACTTTCTATTTTGTTGGAATAAATTTGCCTTCTCCTCAGGTCAACCTCCTAAAAACAAAGTTCGGGTTTGACGATGCCTTCAACTACAAGAAGGAGCAGGACCTGGACGCCACACTGAAGAGGTTAATTGCAGGGCCCTTCCCTAGCTACCATATACTCTTGCGATTCTTCTAACTTCCAATGAACAGGGCCAGATAATAAAGAGTTCTGCGTGCCATGATACTTGCTTTCAGGTGCTTCCCGGAGGGCATCGACATCTACTTCGAGAACGTGGGCGGCGCAATGCTGGACGCGGTGCTTCTCAACATGAGGATGCACGGGCGGGTGTCGGTGTGCGGGATGATCTCGCAGTACAACCTGGAGCAGCGCGAGGGCGTGCGCAACCTCTTCTGCATCATCACCAAGCGCATCCGCATGGAGGGGTTCATCGTGAGGGATCACTACGGCAGCTACAGAAAGTTCGAAGAGGAGATGGCCGGCTACCTCAAGGAAGGGAAGATCACCTACGTGGAGGACGTCGCCGAGGGCATCGAGAGCTTCCCGGCGGCGCTCATCGGGCTCTTCTACGGGCGCAACATCGGAAAGCAGCTGGTGGCCGTCGCACGAGAGTGACGTCGCATGCCAGGAGCCCTCCTGGATCGAGAAGTACTGCTGCGCGTTCAGAGACCAGAATTCAGATACAGTATATGTAGAGAAGTACTTGGTCCGGCTTTGCTGGATTCAGGTGAACCAGGAAGCTGGAATGAACTATAATCTTTGCTAGCTACTACTATATTAAATAAAAATAGGGATTGATGGTACTCATCCTGCACTCTTGCCGCAGCCCAGCAAAGGGCCAGTTTAGGCGACGCATTGTATAACACACAAATTTTGAATTACAGAAGGGATCCCATTACAGAAACATAACAAGTGCTTCATCTGCACCGCCCAATCTTCACAGAGAAATCAATGACCATGACTTGCAGGGCCGGGTTAGCTACCGAAGAGAACCTTCAGAATCCGAGTACGTCCCGTCGGCCGTCTCCAGAATCCGAGATTGTATAGTATGCGTTTCCCCGGCTTCCGTTTTCAACTGGGTTTTTTAAGGgtcaagaaagaaaaagaaaaactagggTTTTGCCTGCCGACACCGCCGCCATCCACCTCTCCTCCTTCCGAGCATCTAcggtcgccgtcgccgccaccgccggccctcCGATGGAGGGGCCGCCAGATTGGACGGCCGCCCGGGACCGGGAGGTTTTCATCAACTACTTCGAGTCCAAGTCATGGCCGTCGTCGTCGAGCCCCTTGGTACCCGTCGACGACCCCGCGACCTTGTTCGCCAACGCCGGGATGAACCAGTTCAAGCCGGTATTCCTCGGCACCGCCGCCCCCGATTCGCAGCTTGGCAGCCTGCGCGGCGCCTGCAACAGCCAGAAGCGCATCCGCGCCGAAGCACAACGACCTCGACGACGTGGGGAAGGAGGAGGCCATCGGGTATGCGTGGGAGCACCTGTCGGATTCTTGCCTTCGCTCCCCCTTTTGATGCTAGTTTCTACCACACTGCTGTACCTCTGCAGCAGATTATGGATCGGTAAAGTTTAAGTGAAAAGTTTAGGTTCTCTTTGGTGGTTTCAATGGTGAGTGAGATTAAGCTTGTGTTTTTGTGATGATGATGTAAGTAGACAGTAAGCACGAGATGATGCAAGACGAGGGTCTGTGACTTATGTGGTAATCTTGTAGTAGTTTTTAGTTTGTCTTTCGCACATGTTAATCCATTGGAGAGAGCTGATATGCGATGATATATACAAAGTTGCAGTGAGATTTTCATGTCAATCAGTTTTCGGTTTGTCTAACTCGCCGTCAAATTTATGCCTATGGCCAGTCCTGTGTTGGTCAGTATCATTGCGCGCGTTCATCGGTCTATATGCATATGCGCCTTCTATCTTTGTTTAGTGtgcagtttctattttttttttatTCTAGAAGCATGCGACTTGTAGCCTATGTGCATGACGTTGTGGCACACACTATGTACTACTATGTTTCATAGCTTTGAACACAAGATGCATATTTTGGTAAGGCAGAGAGGCAGGTAGGGTTCTTTCTATAGGTTACCAAAGAGGATACATGTACAAATGTCTTCTGCATATGAACATAGACGAATAGGCCATGTGGGGCTACGAATCAAGCATCAACCTTCCATCGTGGCCAACTGATACATGAGCAAAATATATCCTCACAAGACTATGAACTTGAACTAATATCGTTTCTACACAGCCAAACAGACTTGAGAACAACAGTGGCACCAACATAATGTGCATAATAAGAGAACAACAAGACTTAAGAGTACCCACTGGCCACTGTAtaacaaaaaaaatgcaaaaatatgcagtaaaaaataaaaaatgtgacAAGCTATGAGAAGGTATTCAAGGAAAGCAATCCTAGAACAGTCACAACCATAACATGTTTACAACAGACGATATCAAACTAAACAGAGTAATCACGCTCATATCAGATCACATCTAACCAGTTGTTCTCCCGAAACCGCACTTTTGTCTCACTTCATGTTTGAAAACACCCATATTCGAGAAAGGAATCCTTGACCCTCATCAAGCCCTTCAAAAAGTGGGAGTGTATAGGTTTTACCTTCACCTAAAGCATTTTAACGTAGTAGAAATTAACATATAAGTAGGACACTGTGTTACTATATCGTCAGATAACCTGGCATCTAAAGCTCAACAACATGGCACTGGCTGCAAGGCTCCACAACAGTGAACTTCACTTTCGGTGGAACAATTCCCTCGATGTATGTCTTGATAGCCAAGAGCCCGCGACGAGCTTCCAAGATGGCATCCCTGCGCATGCGGAAGCATTTGCCAGATCTGTTGACAGAACACCTAAGGTAATCATATCCTTCCGTGGTGTCCAATGTAAGACACTCAAGTGACTCTGAACTCTCAAGAATATGACAGGTTAGCTCAACCAAGCTCTTTGCAGAGGAGAAACCAGCAATAGTCACATTCTTGAGCTTGTCATGGCGGTGCTTCGGCATCTGCCTCCGACCTGAAGGATCTGCCAAAATGGATGGATGTTGCATGCTCCCCTGGAACCCCTAAAGATGACAAGCAGTTCTACCATAGTTAAGTGATCTATTTGAAGCGCAGGATCTGGAAAGGAAGATATCTTTGCAGGGTGAACAAACTTACATTCAAGAAGAACGTCTCCAATGAAGGAGAAGCATCAAAAAATGATATCAGAGAACAATAATCATAGGCTGGGGCCGCAGCAAGTTTAACAGTCAAGTGCTTGAGGAATGGAAATTTGCTACCGACCATCGGTGTATTGACCGTCTGCATAAATAACTCAGATTAAAAATGCAAGTGCATGGCTACTGTAATATCATAATACCCATTTCAGTAGTCCATTGTCACCAGAAAATTCGTAGTATACCTCAAAATATGAAAATACAGAAAGTGTTTCAAGATTTGGCAAGGTGGACGGAAGATTGGCACGAGCCTCACAGACAGCACCATGACAGTGCATGTCTAGGGTCTTCAATTGCAATGCTTCTCCAAACGAGAGTTGTACTAGCCGCTCACCACTAAACCAAAATTTGGACAAACATTGAGCTTCAATCTCTATTGTCTGCAGCCTCTTACATGCAGACACTTCAAGGGTGATGAGCCGCTGCAGCAGGGAAGGTATCTTCAGTCTAATTATCTTGCTGCAATGGCTGAGTCCCAACTGCTGCAAAGCAAAAGAATTGTCCAGAAGGCAGGCTAGCTCATTTCCTGTAATATGGACATAACACAGCGTAATTTGAGTCAAACTTCTCAAGCCAAGTCCGACTGTTGGACAGAACACACACCTGGAAAGGAACAGACACCGAATCGAGTTTCCACTTCCTTCAGATAAAAGTGACCATGGGAAGTTGTACCTTTTATGGCCCACAGAAGGAATAACAATGAGTTCTTCAATCCCAGGTGTGACGGCAATCTGAAGCCAGCGATCAAGAAAACAGACCCTGGTCTTGTTATCATAGAACTCAATTCTGACTTCCTTCACACCAATGCCTGGGTGTTCTATCCAAATTCTGTCAACTTTGTAGGTGAGATCTCTTGCTTTACCATCCTTTTCACACACATCTTCATCAATGCCTAGTGTTTTTTTACTGAAGGTGAGGCTGGTATGGCGTCTCCAGGAATGCATAAAGGTACGAGAAACGCAGGCAGCTCGAGCAGCATCTTGCATTGGCATTAGTGAATGTATATGCCACCAGATGTCCTGCATGTCATGCACACATGCGGAGACAGAAACAGAACATAAGCAAATGATTATTTCAATTGGGGAAAGAAAAACAATACGACCATTTGATGTACATTGTACCCTAGTTGGTTGCACAATGTGCAATGCAATACAGAGTGAAACTATTGTCCTTTTTGTATAATTGACATACAAAAAGAAAATCATTTAGAGACTAGTTTAAAACAAAGTACTTCAACAGTGCAGCAAAGTATCCCACTTATGCCTTTCGTGAAATGGATCGTTTTCCAACTTATGCTatcctaagagcaactccaacacgccgacccatttcgtctgcgtgcgtccgtttgggtcggcgggGATAGAAAAGTGGGCCCAACGCACTGACCCAAACAGACacgcgtccgcttttcgtccgcctgccgacccattcccggcccaattttgagcctcatttgcgtcggcgcggacacgaaatGGACGCGCGCGGCGCCCACCTACTCCTCCCTTGGCCCGCTAGTTGGTGGCATATTGGCCCTCCTCTCCCACCCAATATCGACAGCAAACCCTCGCCCTCCTCagccacgtcgccgccgccgcccatttcCGGTGCCTCTGCCAGCAACCTGTGCCGACACACCTCCCCCCAACGCCGCCACCTCCCAAGTCGCCGCCAACACCGTCTAGCCGCCGGGGCACCGAAGCTTCCCACCCCCACCTCCCGACGCCACCGCGAGCAGGAAGTcgcgtcgccgccccggccagctccTTCGTCCTGACGCCGGGACGCTCGTCGGATGCCAGCAGGCTCATCGGACGCCTCCAGCCAGCCACCTAGTCCAAGGGAGGCGCGCGTCTCTTCGCCGGCCAGCTCCTTCGTCAACGCCCAAAaactgttcgacagtttgccaaggtacaaaatggactccgccgatgagttctttttccacaatttcctttgcgactccgttGATTCCTCGTCCGACGATGAGGAGGAGatcttggctgccgtgttggtccatcaccaccttaaTAGCCAACGGCCGTTGTTTCGTGGCTCGATCCTGgggcaccttccggcgttgaatcgcaaccgagagagcgggcatttccttctttggaacgactactttgacacaaccaacccgttgttcaaacatcagaaattccaGCGGCGTTTTCGTATGAGTAGGaatcttttcaaccgtattagagagggggtaGTCGGATacgatgactatttcgagtgcaaagaggatgcccttggaaagattggcttctcATCTTATTGGAAATGCACTGGAGCCgtccggatgcttgcatacggagtgcccggtgatctcattgatgagtacgtccgtatgagcgattCTACATGCCTACACTCCATGTACAAGTTCTGCAAGGTTGTGATTGTTGTGTTTGGCACTGAGTACTTGAGAGAGGCGACTACTCAAGATAGAGCCCACTTGTTGGCgctgaatgccagcaggggcttcccagggatgctgggcagcatagactgcatgcactgggagtggaagaactaccCTTCttcttggcaagggcagtataagggccatgtcagggcttgcactgtcatacttgaggccgtggcctcacaagatctctggatttggcactctttcttcggcatggccggATCACACCATGATATCAACGCGCTTcaacgctcgccggtgtttgcaaggcttgccgaaggcaacagcccgttggtgaatgttaccatcaacggccacaactacaacaaaggatactacctaggtgacagtatctatcctcagtggaccactattgtgaagacaatccccaaccctgtcggagagaagaggaaaagatttacccaagagcaagagagtgctagaaaggacgtcgagcgtgcctttggtgttttgcaatctcgatggggcatcgtttcCTGCTAGGACTTGGAGCACCaagaagttgtgggaggtgatgactgcttgtgtgatcatgcacaatatgatcgtagaagatgagCGTCCGGAACGTATGTACGATCAAGGGTTtgagtttcagggtgagaatgttgtgcctgagcatagaggagcggcaacgtttgaacagttcacccaatttcatcatgaaatgcatGATTGGAAACTCACATgcagctgcaaaatgatttggttgagcatatgtgggctcatgttggcaaccaatagatgtatcttcttttcacatgtatttgagacaatttaatttttattcggcttgtaaaactatgcttGCATCATTTGGTTTTGAAACTATGttttatttggttgtgaaactatgtTATTTTTTATATGTTTGCTTGTGAAACAATGAAATATGTGTGCATATTTGTTGAAAAAagggcggccagccggccacgccgACAAATATGGGTTGGCGTGTTGGGCACATTGCCGACCCAAATCAAAAAGAGGGCGGACGCCGAGCggacggccgacccaaacggacaaataGCGGACAAAAGCgtcatccgtttgggtcggcgcgttggagttgctctaaacatGCATACTTGCCATGGTTCTATGTTCACTCATATGTGGCTATGATCATGTGTTTTAGGCTTTTAGAAAAATCCAAAGGACAGTACAGAAATCTCATATGTAGCTTTTCACCTTTTTCTACAAAAGAAGAATATACGCAAAGAGAAGGAATGTTCTAATCGTGTTACTTGCCagcagatttatgtttcatcactATAAATTAAACGTACAAAAAAACAAAATGTTCGACATTGATAATTTACTTGCAGCACAGTTCTTCTGTCATCAGCATCTTATCACATACCTCCGGAAGACTCGGCAGATATTTCATTCTTCTGCCACCTTCAGAATTACCATCTTGCTGGAGGGCTGGTGACTTTCTTTTAGGCACTGAAGAAATCAATCCACCTGCAACGCACGATGCATAGTCATAGACAGCTTGCGCATTGACAGAAGAAATCAGCAAACTCAAAACACATGGAAGCACATGGCGAAATCCACTGTGTTTCTCTCATTCAATTTTGGTCAACAATAGTAATGGTTTCAGTAATATCCTGGTACTCCAATCCCTTCAAATCCCCATTTATCCTCAACCCACTAGGTAGGGGTAGTGTATTGGGTATTGAGAAAAATGCACTAGAGTTTGGGGATTTGTGGGGAAATATGGGGATGAAACATGTGAAATACACTAGAACCAAATGGTGTTTTGGGATATGTGGGGATTTAGGGGTTTGATCGGGATAATCCCCACCAATTCCCTAAAATACACTATTACCAAACAAGGCCTTAATTTGTTGCTGCTGACAACCCAAATTTTATTTGTTCGGAAGTAAACAGGCATACGAACTAAACGAGAGAATAATCTTGCTATCACCAAAGCAAGAATTCACGCCCAAACGCGAACGGAATCTGGCATTgccagccgtggagcaat comes from Triticum aestivum cultivar Chinese Spring chromosome 5B, IWGSC CS RefSeq v2.1, whole genome shotgun sequence and encodes:
- the LOC123112727 gene encoding uncharacterized protein — protein: MGLPALQRIISMQRERRRRQTRVRGGLISSVPKRKSPALQQDGNSEGGRRMKYLPSLPEDIWWHIHSLMPMQDAARAACVSRTFMHSWRRHTSLTFSKKTLGIDEDVCEKDGKARDLTYKVDRIWIEHPGIGVKEVRIEFYDNKTRVCFLDRWLQIAVTPGIEELIVIPSVGHKRYNFPWSLLSEGSGNSIRCLFLSRCVFCPTVGLGLRSLTQITLCYVHITGNELACLLDNSFALQQLGLSHCSKIIRLKIPSLLQRLITLEVSACKRLQTIEIEAQCLSKFWFSGERLVQLSFGEALQLKTLDMHCHGAVCEARANLPSTLPNLETLSVFSYFETVNTPMVGSKFPFLKHLTVKLAAAPAYDYCSLISFFDASPSLETFFLNGFQGSMQHPSILADPSGRRQMPKHRHDKLKNVTIAGFSSAKSLVELTCHILESSESLECLTLDTTEGYDYLRCSVNRSGKCFRMRRDAILEARRGLLAIKTYIEGIVPPKVKFTVVEPCSQCHVVEL
- the LOC123112725 gene encoding alanine--tRNA ligase-like translates to MEGPPDWTAARDREVFINYFESKSWPSSSSPLVPVDDPATLFANAGMNQFKPVFLGTAAPDSQLGSLRGACNSQKRIRAEAQRPRRRGEGGGHRVCVGAPVGFLPSLPLLMLVSTTLLYLCSRLWIGKV
- the LOC123112724 gene encoding 2-alkenal reductase (NADP(+)-dependent), with protein sequence MAEVSNKRVILKRYVTGFPSEEDMELVPATARLAVPPGSAAVVVKNLYLSCDPYLRSRMSGNDEPSHVPDFVQGEVLTTLGVSKVVESGHQDYKPGDLVWGLTGCEEYTLITDLQSHFKINHPELPLSYYTGVLGMPGLTAYVGFFDVAKAKKGDYVFVSAASGAVGQLVGQLAKISGCYVVGSAGSDEKVNLLKTKFGFDDAFNYKKEQDLDATLKRCFPEGIDIYFENVGGAMLDAVLLNMRMHGRVSVCGMISQYNLEQREGVRNLFCIITKRIRMEGFIVRDHYGSYRKFEEEMAGYLKEGKITYVEDVAEGIESFPAALIGLFYGRNIGKQLVAVARE